A genomic stretch from Dehalococcoidia bacterium includes:
- a CDS encoding type II secretion system F family protein, with translation MEYKYIAYTNDKKLMKGTISGVSEAAATQALITQGYQPITLEVRAGLPSIEEAFPSFFKIKPREVIMFSRQLATLLDAGISIVPAIQLIQEQTSNRMFKKVIADINNDLRAGSSLSEALSRHEDIFGDLFCQLVAAGERSGGLEQFLRRGADYLEKDLVMKKKIKKALTYPVIVLVVAVIVISVLTVFVLPKMVDMFSNMGSDLPITTRMLISLNDFIGAYKLYLFAGMGLAVFGFITYVKNPKGRLKLDRFLITAPIIGKANLMGEMARFARTLALLVHAGLPLPEVIAITRQTSGNIVVKDSLASVRTGLLQGEGLSGPMARDKTFPNLLVQMIMVGEESGKLESTLDTVATSYETEADETITNMVSLIEPVMTVVLALIVGFIALSVIMPMYSMTDAFE, from the coding sequence ATGGAATATAAATACATCGCTTACACGAATGATAAGAAGCTGATGAAGGGAACTATCAGCGGTGTCTCGGAGGCTGCAGCAACCCAGGCGTTGATAACACAGGGTTATCAGCCGATCACACTCGAGGTGCGGGCTGGATTGCCCTCGATTGAGGAGGCATTCCCCAGTTTCTTCAAGATAAAACCCAGAGAAGTGATCATGTTCTCCCGTCAGCTGGCCACGCTGCTTGATGCCGGAATCAGTATCGTACCGGCTATTCAGCTGATCCAGGAGCAAACCAGCAACCGGATGTTCAAGAAGGTGATTGCGGATATCAACAATGATCTTCGCGCCGGGAGTTCCCTTTCCGAGGCTCTGTCCAGGCATGAGGATATTTTCGGCGATCTCTTTTGCCAGCTGGTTGCCGCCGGAGAACGCAGTGGCGGGTTGGAACAGTTTTTGCGGCGAGGTGCCGACTACCTGGAAAAAGATCTGGTCATGAAGAAGAAGATCAAAAAGGCGTTGACATATCCCGTCATCGTCCTGGTAGTTGCGGTGATAGTGATTTCAGTGCTCACTGTCTTCGTCTTACCCAAGATGGTGGACATGTTTTCTAACATGGGTTCGGATCTACCTATAACTACCAGAATGCTGATCAGCCTCAATGACTTTATTGGCGCTTACAAGCTTTACCTGTTTGCTGGTATGGGGCTGGCCGTTTTCGGGTTTATTACGTATGTGAAAAATCCAAAGGGCCGTCTCAAACTGGATCGCTTTCTGATCACTGCTCCGATAATCGGAAAGGCCAATCTGATGGGCGAAATGGCCCGTTTTGCCCGAACACTGGCATTGCTGGTTCACGCCGGGTTGCCGTTGCCCGAGGTGATCGCCATTACCAGACAAACCAGTGGAAATATTGTGGTGAAAGACTCATTAGCTAGCGTCCGTACCGGTTTGCTGCAAGGCGAGGGACTTTCTGGCCCGATGGCCAGGGATAAAACCTTCCCCAATTTGCTGGTCCAGATGATCATGGTCGGTGAGGAGAGCGGTAAGCTGGAGTCTACACTGGATACAGTAGCTACGAGCTATGAGACTGAGGCGGATGAGACGATCACCAACATGGTCTCCTTGATTGAGCCGGTGATGACCGTTGTGCTCGCGCTGATTGTAGGGTTTATCGCGCTCTCTGTGATCATGCCGATGTATTCGATGACCGACGCGTTCGAATAG
- a CDS encoding response regulator transcription factor, giving the protein MNGNSHGNCSGKIGIFLIDRNKFFRQGVCAALAREMDIEVLGESDSDAEAFDQIGAVTPQVVLIDVNRPLLSGITLTRRIAQEMPGSLAVVMSPDFNDHELAQATTSGASAYLSKDIEAVELVDTIRRIAQGELLVAETLRSNPLVLGRVLRHFQDLLLKGRVVESKDGIITEREAEVLSYVACGYGNKQIAHALGISEQTIKNHMTSIMSKLGASDRTHAVVMAMQYGWISTSTRAKWSAEALPGRKWQ; this is encoded by the coding sequence ATGAACGGTAACAGTCATGGAAATTGCTCAGGCAAAATCGGCATATTCCTTATCGATCGAAACAAGTTCTTTCGCCAGGGTGTTTGCGCCGCGTTGGCGCGGGAGATGGATATCGAGGTTCTGGGGGAATCCGATAGTGATGCAGAAGCTTTCGATCAGATTGGGGCAGTGACGCCTCAGGTAGTCCTGATCGATGTGAACAGGCCGCTTCTTTCCGGAATCACCCTCACCCGCCGGATTGCCCAGGAAATGCCGGGCAGTTTAGCTGTTGTCATGTCCCCCGATTTCAACGACCATGAACTCGCCCAGGCGACTACTTCTGGCGCATCAGCATATTTGAGCAAAGACATTGAAGCCGTCGAACTGGTTGACACCATCAGACGAATTGCTCAAGGTGAACTCCTTGTGGCTGAGACCCTTCGATCCAATCCACTTGTTTTGGGGCGTGTTTTAAGACACTTTCAGGATTTGTTGTTGAAGGGAAGAGTAGTAGAATCAAAAGACGGAATCATTACGGAACGGGAAGCCGAGGTCCTTAGCTATGTGGCATGTGGATATGGGAATAAGCAGATAGCTCATGCTCTTGGAATCAGCGAACAGACGATCAAAAATCACATGACTTCCATAATGAGTAAACTTGGCGCCAGCGATCGAACCCATGCTGTTGTTATGGCCATGCAATATGGCTGGATATCGACATCGACCAGGGCTAAATGGAGCGCGGAAGCTTTGCCTGGCCGGAAGTGGCAATAG
- a CDS encoding type II secretion system protein produces the protein MKKKFARCLSIKKRLVISGQPGFTLIEVLVAVALMATMGVGFVSAMITGTNSTGVVEKKVDIDNLARAQMEYTKGCQYKAVGDGGYLTIDDPTVDPEYRVTLPSDYDILVEQTAVDETDPPYIQMITVTIKRGSDTLLELQGYKVNRWQRN, from the coding sequence ATGAAGAAGAAATTCGCTAGATGCCTGTCAATTAAAAAGCGATTGGTTATCAGTGGACAGCCAGGGTTCACGCTGATCGAAGTTCTGGTGGCTGTGGCTCTCATGGCGACGATGGGCGTCGGATTTGTTTCCGCGATGATAACGGGCACCAACTCGACCGGTGTTGTGGAGAAGAAGGTGGATATCGATAATCTGGCTAGGGCGCAGATGGAGTATACCAAGGGCTGCCAGTATAAAGCCGTCGGCGATGGAGGCTATCTAACTATCGATGACCCCACTGTTGACCCCGAGTACCGGGTCACACTGCCCAGTGACTATGACATTCTTGTGGAGCAGACGGCAGTGGATGAAACAGATCCCCCCTATATTCAGATGATCACCGTGACCATCAAACGGGGCTCGGATACTCTTTTGGAGTTGCAAGGATATAAGGTGAATCGATGGCAAAGAAATTAA
- the pilM gene encoding pilus assembly protein PilM, giving the protein MSEITTITIESTDLRFMVSDGSQIKRWGSVPLEPGIVKDGLILEPDAMCGALSELIASKQMGKGNVIAGLSGFKSVHRNIELPKMPKKLIGDAILAEAKRVMPISLEQIYVSWQNLSQKNDELQRFFLLGVPQNMMDAQIHCLHHAGIEPRMMNLKPLALARMVNRAEALIIDIEPEGCSIILIAGGIPAIMRSIVMNPDYSSSDRAQYILQEFDRTLQFYESSYVDHPLGPETPIFLTGLLSGEEELTQAIASGAGYHIEPLESPLACPADFPLAQYAVNTGLALNGGAGGARRASADGWFLITDLNIMPDVYLPKGFPVKKALVLAGVVAGIALVLPLYQMVSSAADKVSTAEAQSESLKQQLASRQAQTARTNQQVEQLEKDIERIQSETQAIPDMDSILLGLQNQRQRVYDALSLAIVLSPGDINLSSISYANNGLDLKGDVTTATESGEQTTGFQISLMLVDESIASGTADNADYGWQGGGGAYYGGYRSVIDYADRLRDKTDWFSDVYVSFINSTESSVDSGEDSEGGV; this is encoded by the coding sequence ATGAGTGAAATAACTACCATCACTATCGAGAGTACGGACCTGAGATTCATGGTTTCCGATGGGAGCCAGATTAAGCGTTGGGGAAGTGTTCCTCTTGAACCCGGCATTGTCAAGGATGGTCTGATTCTTGAGCCCGATGCCATGTGCGGCGCCTTAAGCGAGCTCATTGCCTCAAAGCAGATGGGGAAAGGAAACGTTATTGCCGGGCTCAGTGGCTTTAAGTCCGTCCATCGCAACATCGAATTACCCAAAATGCCGAAGAAACTGATTGGAGATGCCATTCTGGCCGAGGCCAAGAGGGTAATGCCCATCTCTCTGGAGCAGATATACGTCTCATGGCAGAACCTCAGCCAGAAGAATGACGAACTGCAGCGGTTTTTCCTGCTGGGCGTCCCGCAGAACATGATGGATGCTCAGATACACTGCTTGCATCATGCAGGGATTGAGCCCCGCATGATGAATCTTAAACCGCTGGCATTGGCGCGTATGGTCAATCGTGCCGAGGCATTGATCATTGATATCGAACCTGAGGGTTGCAGCATCATCCTGATCGCGGGCGGCATTCCGGCCATCATGCGGAGCATCGTGATGAATCCGGACTATTCCTCATCCGATAGGGCCCAGTACATCCTGCAGGAATTTGATCGAACGCTGCAGTTCTATGAATCCAGTTATGTCGATCACCCGCTGGGCCCGGAAACCCCCATATTTCTTACTGGGTTACTGTCCGGCGAGGAGGAACTCACTCAGGCGATAGCATCGGGCGCGGGATATCATATTGAGCCATTGGAATCTCCCCTTGCCTGCCCTGCGGATTTCCCGCTGGCTCAATATGCGGTCAATACCGGTCTGGCACTGAATGGGGGGGCAGGTGGTGCAAGGCGAGCTTCTGCAGACGGCTGGTTTCTGATCACTGATCTGAACATCATGCCTGATGTGTATCTTCCCAAGGGCTTTCCGGTGAAGAAGGCTCTGGTTCTTGCCGGAGTTGTGGCGGGAATCGCTCTGGTGTTGCCGCTGTATCAGATGGTCAGTTCCGCCGCCGATAAGGTCAGCACAGCCGAGGCTCAAAGCGAGAGTCTCAAACAACAGCTTGCCAGTCGGCAAGCCCAAACTGCGCGAACCAATCAGCAGGTGGAGCAGTTGGAAAAGGACATCGAGCGAATACAATCGGAAACGCAGGCTATCCCTGATATGGATAGCATCCTCCTCGGACTGCAAAATCAGCGTCAGCGTGTCTATGACGCCCTGTCCTTGGCCATAGTCCTTTCACCTGGAGATATCAACCTGTCTTCAATATCCTATGCCAACAATGGGCTGGACCTGAAGGGCGATGTGACCACTGCCACTGAATCAGGAGAACAGACAACTGGATTCCAGATCAGTTTAATGCTCGTAGATGAATCGATTGCATCCGGTACGGCTGATAATGCGGATTACGGATGGCAAGGGGGAGGGGGTGCTTATTATGGTGGTTACAGGAGTGTGATCGACTATGCCGATCGTCTGAGGGACAAGACCGACTGGTTCTCCGATGTATATGTTTCTTTCATCAATTCCACCGAGTCCTCTGTTGATAGCGGTGAAGACAGTGAAGGCGGTGTTTGA
- a CDS encoding MFS transporter codes for MRNVRRYFVFGTVGVVLFLSTFSSTALSVALATIHSSSHASLILVGWIMSGYLLTYTISVALGGRLSDTFGQKSVFISCLLTFILGTLLCALAPNVELLILFRLIQGLGAGALASCAVGIVSNEFPTSRQKAVGLLISIYPFGMIAGPNAGGWITSAWGWRWLFWVNLPVLAAAFVIAVLLLRPGKRAEGYLDLPGIGMVAGFLSAIMIGLSLIKPDGTPWIWVIALLTIGIAIIVIFIRREGRVSDPIIDLAFLKDRRFAASNAYNAMYGSCTSITASFVPMYAVYVYHETTLKSGAITTPRSVAMLITSSIISFFILRWGYRLPMLLGTTAMGLSFVFLAIQPQSMDILGLHLGGTSLLLFIMALSGFGLGAIATAVSNACIDLKPERAATLTGIRMMFMNSGASVATVVVSLVLNSNKDLSHGFCLVFAGLALLIFSSIPLIFALPSRPGAIPLSPKTG; via the coding sequence ATGAGGAATGTGCGCAGATATTTCGTCTTTGGCACTGTCGGTGTGGTATTGTTCCTCTCCACTTTCAGTTCCACGGCTCTGTCTGTAGCGCTGGCGACGATCCATTCTTCTTCCCATGCCTCACTGATTCTGGTTGGCTGGATTATGAGTGGATACCTGCTGACATACACCATAAGTGTAGCACTGGGGGGAAGACTCAGCGACACGTTTGGCCAGAAGTCAGTGTTCATATCTTGCCTTTTGACGTTTATCTTAGGCACACTACTCTGTGCCTTGGCACCCAATGTGGAACTCCTTATCCTCTTTCGTCTCATTCAAGGCCTCGGTGCCGGAGCCCTCGCCTCTTGCGCCGTCGGGATTGTATCCAACGAGTTTCCGACCTCGCGTCAAAAAGCTGTAGGGCTCTTGATCAGCATCTACCCGTTTGGCATGATCGCCGGACCCAACGCTGGCGGCTGGATCACTTCTGCCTGGGGATGGAGATGGTTATTCTGGGTCAACCTCCCTGTGCTGGCAGCCGCTTTCGTCATTGCGGTGTTACTGCTGCGTCCGGGGAAAAGGGCAGAGGGTTATCTGGACCTGCCGGGTATCGGAATGGTAGCCGGATTTCTCTCTGCAATTATGATTGGCCTCAGCCTCATAAAGCCGGATGGGACTCCCTGGATATGGGTGATTGCATTGCTCACCATCGGCATCGCGATCATCGTGATCTTCATCCGGCGGGAGGGCAGAGTTTCCGACCCCATCATCGATCTCGCATTCCTCAAGGATCGACGTTTCGCGGCTTCAAACGCCTACAATGCCATGTATGGTTCTTGCACATCGATTACTGCCAGCTTTGTGCCTATGTATGCAGTCTATGTATATCATGAGACCACTCTTAAGAGTGGCGCCATCACGACGCCACGGTCAGTAGCCATGTTGATAACTTCATCCATCATCAGCTTCTTCATACTCCGATGGGGCTATCGTTTGCCCATGTTGCTTGGCACTACCGCTATGGGACTCAGCTTTGTCTTTCTTGCCATCCAGCCGCAAAGCATGGACATTCTCGGCCTGCATTTGGGAGGTACCAGCCTACTCCTCTTCATCATGGCGCTGTCCGGATTTGGACTGGGGGCCATTGCCACAGCAGTAAGCAACGCCTGCATCGATCTTAAGCCCGAACGGGCAGCCACGCTTACGGGGATAAGGATGATGTTCATGAATTCGGGGGCCTCAGTGGCGACTGTGGTTGTCTCCTTGGTCTTGAACAGCAACAAGGATCTATCGCACGGTTTCTGCCTTGTCTTCGCAGGCCTGGCCTTGCTCATTTTCAGCAGCATTCCCCTGATTTTTGCCCTGCCAAGCCGCCCTGGCGCCATACCTTTATCCCCGAAGACGGGTTAG
- a CDS encoding ATPase, T2SS/T4P/T4SS family, producing MGLSKAVEKNLVTVLKEDGLITSDQLEHVLSVHEESKKDISQILVEEELLTDQELAIIAGLQHTVPVIDLKQRKIDPQALRMIPEAMARRYNVIPIEVIGDVLMVAMEDPWNIRAIEDMTAQARMSIYEVEAVPADIRKFIDASYKVSSEVEKEISHIPEAQHKDASSKQKAKEERISAEVIAQTPIVRAVDLIMEQAVKDRASDVHIAPEENRVRIRYRIDGILHEAMSLPLSVHLPLVSRLKILAGMNIADRRRPQDGQFSIKTGGRAIDVRVATSDTVNGEMVVMRILDKSFALLGLTELGFLPDALARYQHMLNSPFGIILLSGPTGSGKTTSLYASVNQLNDGERNIMTIEDPVEYRFAGINQVQVNASAGMSFSDGLRALMRLDPDIILVGEIRDRETAQIAVQASLTGHLVLSSIHANDTVGSIFRLLDLGIEPFLISSSLVGVVAQRMIRRVCSHCRKPTKAPAEERLIYERELEEKRSEFYYGKGCNSCANTGYRGRCGVYEILEMTEESRRLVLSNGSASDIRKQAIKDGMVPMWRDGMLKVKQGITTPYELLRNVYSIAQ from the coding sequence ATGGGACTGAGTAAAGCTGTTGAAAAAAATCTAGTCACGGTCTTGAAGGAGGACGGGTTAATTACCTCCGATCAGTTAGAGCATGTCCTTTCGGTCCATGAGGAAAGCAAGAAGGACATCAGCCAAATTCTGGTAGAGGAGGAGTTGCTTACAGATCAGGAATTAGCCATAATCGCCGGCTTGCAGCATACTGTCCCTGTCATTGATCTTAAGCAGCGCAAAATAGATCCACAGGCATTGAGGATGATCCCGGAAGCGATGGCCCGGCGATACAATGTGATCCCCATAGAAGTGATTGGCGATGTCCTTATGGTAGCCATGGAAGACCCTTGGAATATCCGTGCCATAGAGGATATGACTGCTCAGGCTCGAATGAGCATCTATGAAGTGGAGGCTGTTCCTGCCGATATCCGCAAGTTCATAGATGCCAGCTATAAGGTCAGCAGCGAAGTTGAAAAGGAAATCAGCCATATCCCCGAGGCACAGCACAAGGATGCGTCCAGTAAACAAAAGGCCAAAGAAGAGCGCATTTCCGCCGAAGTGATAGCCCAAACACCTATCGTGCGCGCTGTGGACTTGATCATGGAGCAGGCGGTGAAGGACCGCGCTTCAGATGTTCATATTGCACCTGAAGAAAACAGGGTTCGTATCCGGTATCGCATCGATGGGATTCTTCACGAAGCAATGTCGTTACCTCTTAGTGTCCATCTTCCGCTGGTATCCCGGCTGAAGATTCTTGCCGGAATGAACATCGCGGACCGGCGTCGTCCGCAGGACGGCCAATTTTCTATCAAAACTGGCGGCAGGGCAATAGATGTCCGTGTTGCCACGAGCGATACGGTTAATGGCGAGATGGTCGTAATGCGTATTCTGGATAAATCCTTTGCCCTGCTTGGTTTGACCGAACTCGGTTTCTTGCCGGATGCTCTGGCGAGGTATCAGCACATGTTGAATTCCCCCTTCGGAATTATTCTGTTGAGCGGCCCTACCGGATCCGGAAAGACGACCTCTCTCTACGCATCGGTAAATCAACTCAATGACGGCGAGCGCAACATCATGACCATCGAGGATCCTGTGGAGTATCGTTTCGCCGGGATTAACCAGGTTCAGGTCAATGCTTCTGCAGGCATGTCCTTTTCTGATGGACTGAGAGCCTTGATGAGACTGGACCCTGATATTATCCTGGTGGGCGAAATCCGGGATCGCGAAACTGCTCAAATAGCCGTCCAGGCCTCTCTGACCGGACACCTCGTCCTTTCTTCCATCCATGCTAATGATACTGTCGGGTCCATCTTCCGACTGCTGGATTTGGGAATCGAGCCGTTTCTCATATCGTCATCTCTGGTAGGTGTTGTGGCGCAAAGGATGATACGCCGCGTGTGCTCTCATTGTCGCAAACCCACCAAGGCTCCGGCGGAGGAACGGCTGATCTATGAGCGCGAGTTGGAAGAGAAGCGCTCGGAATTCTATTATGGCAAGGGCTGCAATTCCTGTGCCAATACTGGCTATCGTGGGCGGTGTGGCGTTTACGAAATCCTGGAAATGACTGAGGAATCGAGAAGGCTGGTGTTATCTAACGGTAGCGCCAGTGACATAAGGAAGCAGGCTATCAAGGATGGTATGGTCCCCATGTGGCGTGATGGCATGCTGAAGGTTAAACAGGGGATCACTACCCCGTATGAGTTATTGCGCAATGTTTATTCTATCGCTCAGTAG
- a CDS encoding PilT/PilU family type 4a pilus ATPase: MDIKALLHLAGEKSASDLHLIAGGYPVLRIDGRLISIDCDPIMPADMALAFDSITDESQQKAFFRNLELDFAYALCEGTRFRVNACRQKGSISMVFRRVNCPPPGIEQMNLPLVCKDLIHKPNGLVLITGPTGCGKSTTLAAMIGYLNKTEERRVITIEDPIEYSYVSGRCVISQREVGLDTHSFAAALKHALRQDPDVILVGEMRDLETASMVLMAAETGHLVLSTGHASSAPIAVDRIIDLFPTAQQTLAQSRMSAVIQGVMCQTLLRRVDGLGRVPAVEIMLANAAVRNLIREGKTHQLANVIRTSQQIGMCPMDTALMRLFNDGMICREDVLTNCVDKEEIVRMIGESTQLDNSGDTGQFLDEVASAIGEQKMTNGAGNGHGPSVGNQLNRSAHPARR; the protein is encoded by the coding sequence ATGGACATCAAAGCGTTACTTCACCTAGCGGGCGAAAAAAGTGCCTCAGACCTCCACCTCATTGCTGGAGGGTATCCCGTATTGAGAATCGATGGGAGACTCATCAGCATCGATTGTGATCCGATCATGCCTGCAGATATGGCACTGGCCTTCGATTCGATAACCGATGAAAGTCAGCAGAAAGCCTTCTTCCGCAATCTGGAGTTGGACTTCGCCTATGCTCTTTGTGAAGGCACTCGTTTCCGGGTGAACGCGTGTCGGCAGAAAGGGAGCATCAGCATGGTCTTTCGCCGGGTGAACTGTCCGCCACCCGGCATTGAACAGATGAATCTGCCGCTCGTATGCAAAGATTTGATCCATAAACCCAATGGACTGGTGCTAATAACCGGGCCAACCGGTTGTGGCAAATCAACTACCTTGGCAGCGATGATAGGCTACCTTAATAAAACTGAAGAACGCCGGGTGATCACGATTGAGGATCCTATAGAATACTCCTATGTAAGTGGTCGGTGTGTCATCTCGCAGCGCGAGGTGGGGTTGGATACCCACTCCTTTGCTGCGGCACTGAAGCATGCGCTTCGCCAGGACCCGGATGTGATTCTGGTAGGAGAGATGCGAGACCTGGAGACAGCAAGCATGGTATTGATGGCTGCCGAGACCGGACACCTGGTTTTATCTACCGGACATGCCTCCAGTGCGCCGATTGCCGTAGATAGAATAATCGACCTTTTCCCCACTGCCCAACAGACGTTAGCCCAATCAAGGATGTCGGCAGTAATTCAAGGAGTAATGTGTCAGACGTTACTGCGGCGGGTGGATGGATTAGGGCGGGTGCCCGCGGTGGAGATAATGCTGGCAAATGCAGCGGTGAGGAATCTCATTCGAGAGGGGAAAACTCATCAGCTGGCCAATGTCATCCGCACCAGTCAACAAATAGGGATGTGTCCCATGGATACAGCTCTTATGCGCCTTTTTAATGACGGAATGATCTGTAGAGAGGATGTCCTGACCAACTGTGTGGATAAAGAGGAAATTGTGAGGATGATCGGGGAGTCAACGCAGCTTGATAATAGCGGTGATACAGGTCAATTCCTCGATGAAGTGGCAAGCGCGATCGGTGAGCAAAAGATGACAAACGGCGCTGGTAATGGACATGGACCTTCGGTGGGAAATCAACTGAACCGTTCGGCTCACCCCGCACGGAGGTAG
- a CDS encoding type II secretion system protein: MAKKLKENQQGFTLVELLVAVAILGAIGSAMFGVIFGIMRSTEDNNGRVEALTGIEYAAHQIAVDGMSADPDDSIISDHSVTLGWTAPATEGGATYQIVYSLSGTDLQRQSNVTPFLKTVAQDVSDITFTESTAGFKMSITSSGGASRISETREYDITLRLN, translated from the coding sequence ATGGCAAAGAAATTAAAGGAAAACCAGCAAGGATTTACCCTGGTAGAGCTGTTGGTGGCTGTAGCGATCTTGGGAGCCATTGGAAGTGCTATGTTCGGGGTTATCTTCGGCATCATGCGCAGCACTGAAGACAATAATGGCCGGGTGGAAGCCCTGACCGGGATCGAATACGCGGCGCATCAGATTGCGGTGGACGGCATGTCGGCCGATCCTGATGATTCTATCATTTCAGACCACAGCGTCACGCTCGGCTGGACGGCCCCCGCGACTGAGGGAGGGGCAACATATCAGATCGTCTATTCTCTATCTGGGACAGACCTCCAGAGACAATCTAACGTAACCCCATTTCTGAAAACGGTGGCCCAGGATGTATCCGATATCACATTTACTGAATCAACGGCCGGGTTCAAGATGTCGATCACCTCGTCCGGTGGCGCTTCCCGGATCAGTGAAACGAGGGAATATGATATTACGCTCAGATTGAACTAA